Proteins found in one Paenibacillus borealis genomic segment:
- a CDS encoding MarR family winged helix-turn-helix transcriptional regulator, which yields MKHSENSETTEEEIRAVTNFPVNFSIFSLARSHHRIAGQLLREAGLYPGQELVLMQLWHRDSQSQNDLTKSLRLDHSTIAKSVRRLEAAGLVTCSRSEADKRVTIVSLTQEGRDIETRVDQAWRKLEEITTEHLNDEEKVQFAALAKKIAANLEK from the coding sequence TTGAAGCATAGTGAAAACAGCGAAACCACGGAGGAAGAGATCCGTGCGGTCACCAATTTCCCCGTAAATTTTTCGATCTTCAGTCTGGCTCGTTCCCATCACCGAATTGCGGGACAACTGCTTCGGGAAGCAGGCCTATACCCGGGACAGGAACTGGTGCTGATGCAACTATGGCACCGGGACAGCCAATCTCAGAATGATCTCACAAAATCGTTGCGGCTTGATCACTCTACCATAGCGAAGTCCGTTCGCCGTTTGGAAGCTGCGGGTCTCGTCACCTGCAGCCGTTCCGAAGCGGATAAAAGGGTAACCATCGTGTCACTCACCCAAGAAGGGCGTGATATAGAAACCAGAGTCGATCAGGCTTGGCGCAAGCTGGAGGAGATTACAACGGAACATCTTAATGATGAAGAAAAAGTACAGTTTGCAGCTTTGGCCAAAAAAATAGCCGCAAATCTGGAAAAGTAA
- a CDS encoding NADP-dependent oxidoreductase produces the protein MSEKSMQAVLVNEYGGPDVLKAETVDRPQPQADEVLVRIVYATVIPLDFKIRNGWLQTVFPVTFPYIPGFYASGVVEEVGQAVTEFKSGDRVFGGIRGSYAEYGVAKEQELMTMPESLTFEHAATIKAGAEAAWKALFTEGELQSGQTVLLHAAAGGVGQFAVQLAKWKGATVIATASSSNVDFVKSLGADQVIDYTTTKFEDIAKDVDLVVDSVGGETETSSWPVLKKGGTLVSLTQDPSQENADKYGITAKFNTKFPNREDLQNLTKLIAEGVIKAEIDSIFPLSQADKALEKSEARHGRGRILLKISSI, from the coding sequence ATGTCCGAAAAATCTATGCAGGCTGTTCTGGTCAACGAATACGGAGGTCCAGACGTTTTGAAGGCAGAAACTGTGGATCGTCCTCAACCGCAAGCGGATGAAGTCCTGGTCCGCATCGTGTATGCTACGGTCATTCCGCTTGATTTTAAAATCCGTAATGGTTGGCTTCAAACTGTATTTCCTGTAACATTTCCCTACATCCCTGGTTTCTACGCTTCAGGAGTTGTCGAAGAGGTGGGGCAAGCTGTAACAGAATTTAAGTCCGGTGACCGTGTGTTTGGCGGTATCAGAGGATCTTATGCGGAATATGGAGTTGCGAAGGAACAAGAACTGATGACGATGCCGGAGAGCCTCACTTTTGAGCATGCTGCAACAATTAAAGCCGGAGCAGAAGCCGCTTGGAAAGCCTTGTTCACCGAAGGTGAACTCCAGTCCGGGCAAACCGTTCTCCTCCATGCGGCGGCAGGCGGTGTTGGACAGTTTGCAGTACAGCTGGCTAAATGGAAGGGGGCAACCGTGATCGCCACGGCTTCATCCTCTAACGTGGACTTTGTTAAATCACTTGGAGCTGATCAAGTCATTGACTATACCACAACCAAATTCGAAGATATCGCAAAAGATGTAGATCTGGTGGTTGATTCCGTTGGAGGCGAGACAGAAACCAGTTCCTGGCCGGTGCTGAAAAAAGGCGGAACCCTGGTTTCCTTAACTCAGGATCCATCCCAAGAAAACGCTGATAAATATGGCATTACAGCTAAGTTCAATACCAAATTCCCTAACCGGGAAGACTTGCAAAATCTAACGAAATTAATTGCCGAAGGTGTAATAAAAGCGGAGATTGATTCCATATTCCCGTTAAGCCAAGCGGATAAAGCACTGGAGAAGAGCGAAGCCAGACATGGACGGGGAAGAATTTTGCTCAAAATAAGCTCCATCTAA
- a CDS encoding N-acetylmuramoyl-L-alanine amidase family protein, whose translation MEKVVIDAGHGGHDPGASANGLVEKDLTLKIALGIENHLRSIQPEVDIRQTRTDDTFVTLEDRANIANTGFPNFFVSVHINSGGGAGYEDYIHPDYPDIEFAEKYQTVFHDEMMIFLSTANVTDRGKKKKDLQVLRETNIANILTENLFIDDPNDSVLLKTETFIDGLCQAHAHAIKKVLELLQ comes from the coding sequence TTGGAAAAAGTTGTTATAGATGCAGGTCATGGTGGACATGATCCTGGAGCATCTGCAAATGGGTTAGTCGAGAAAGATTTAACGCTAAAAATCGCTTTAGGTATTGAAAATCATTTAAGATCGATTCAACCTGAAGTAGATATTCGCCAAACTAGAACCGACGATACTTTTGTCACTTTAGAAGATCGTGCAAATATTGCAAATACAGGATTCCCTAATTTTTTTGTTTCCGTCCACATTAATTCTGGTGGGGGAGCTGGTTACGAAGATTATATCCACCCTGATTATCCAGACATTGAATTTGCCGAAAAATATCAAACGGTTTTTCATGATGAAATGATGATATTTCTTAGTACGGCAAATGTAACTGATAGAGGAAAAAAGAAAAAGGATCTACAGGTCTTACGAGAAACAAATATTGCAAATATACTCACTGAAAATTTATTTATTGATGACCCTAATGATTCTGTTTTGTTAAAAACTGAAACATTTATTGATGGATTGTGTCAAGCTCACGCTCACGCTATAAAAAAAGTTCTTGAGTTATTACAATGA